Proteins from one Panicum virgatum strain AP13 chromosome 7K, P.virgatum_v5, whole genome shotgun sequence genomic window:
- the LOC120640823 gene encoding protein PYRICULARIA ORYZAE RESISTANCE 21-like, with protein MPTLIITVDLECCRCSAKIQKVLCCIQDRGEFVIEKIVYEKDKVLVSGPFDADKLSSKLCCKAGRIIKKIEVAKPPPKPDPPKSPKKEPVPCKAICPYPDSYPCPQPAWPCSCPTPYCCGCPSSKLPPPPPKEEPKPPEPKPKPKPKPELAPCKVIYPYPYGYPCPQPPWPCSCPTPHCGCQSKPAPTPPPAPMPPPAPTPPELPKPPACQCPAWSPCYCSCGYPPYMPPYPMVICDDSPPYGACTVM; from the exons ATGCCGACGCTCATCATCACCGTGGACCTGGAGTGCTGCCGCTGCAGCGCCAAGATCCAGAAGGTCCTCTGCTGCATCCAAG ACCGCGGGGAGTTCGTCATCGAAAAGATCGTGTACGAGAAGGACAAGGTCCTCGTGTCGGGGCCCTTCGACGCCGACAAGCTCTCCTCCAAGCTCTGCTGCAAGGCCGGGAGGATCATCAAGAAAATTGAGGTCGCCAAGCCGCCTCCCAAACCTGATCCACCAAAATCTCCCAAGAAAGAGCCAGTCCCGTGCAAGGCGATATGCCCATATCCAGACTCATATCCGTGCCCGCAGCCTGCTTGGCCGTGCAGCTGCCCCACACCATACTGTTGTGGGTGCCCGTCGTCCaagctgccaccgccgccgccaaaagAGGAGCCCAAACCTCCGGAGCCCAAGCCCAAGCCCAAGCCCAAGCCAGAGCTAGCCCCATGCAAGGTGATATACCCGTATCCATACGGGTATCCGTGTCCACAACCGCCGTGGCCGTGCAGCTGCCCCACGCCGCACTGTGGATGCCAGTCCAAGCCGGCAccgacgccgccaccggcaCCAATGCCGCCACCGGCACCGACGCCACCTGAGCTACCAAAACCGCCGGCGTGCCAGTGCCCGGCGTGGTCGCCGTGCTACTGCAGCTGCGGCTACCCGCCCTACATGCCACCGTACCCGATGGTCATCTGCGATGACAGCCCACCCTACGGCGCCTGCACCGTCATGTAA
- the LOC120640828 gene encoding protein PYRICULARIA ORYZAE RESISTANCE 21-like, translated as MPTLIITVDLECCRCSAKIQKVLCCIQDRGEFVIEKIVYEKDKVLVSGPFDADKLSSKLCCKAGRIIKKIEVAKPPPKPDPPKSPKKEPVPCKAICPYPDSYPCPQPAWPCSCPTPYCCGCPSSKLPPPPPKEEPKPKPKPELAPCKVIYPYPYLYPCPQPPWPCSCPTPHCGCQSKPAPTPPPAPMPPPAPTPPELPKPPACQCPAWSPCYCSCGYPPYMPPYPMVICDDSPPYGACTVM; from the exons ATGCCGACGCTCATCATCACCGTGGACCTGGAGTGCTGCCGCTGCAGCGCCAAGATCCAGAAGGTCCTCTGCTGCATCCAAG ACCGCGGGGAGTTCGTCATCGAAAAGATCGTGTACGAGAAGGACAAGGTCCTCGTGTCGGGGCCCTTCGACGCCGACAAGCTCTCCTCCAAGCTCTGCTGCAAGGCCGGGAGGATCATCAAGAAAATTGAGGTCGCCAAGCCGCCTCCCAAACCTGATCCACCAAAATCTCCCAAGAAAGAGCCAGTCCCGTGCAAGGCGATATGCCCATATCCAGACTCATATCCGTGCCCGCAGCCCGCTTGGCCGTGCAGCTGCCCCACACCATACTGTTGTGGGTGCCCGTCGTCCAagttgccaccgccgccgccaaaagAGGAGCCCAAGCCCAAGCCCAAGCCAGAGCTAGCCCCATGCAAGGTGATATACCCGTATCCATACCTGTATCCGTGTCCACAACCGCCGTGGCCGTGTAGCTGCCCCACGCCGCACTGTGGATGCCAGTCCAAGCCGGCAccgacgccgccaccggcaCCAATGCCGCCACCGGCACCGACGCCACCTGAGCTACCAAAACCGCCGGCGTGCCAGTGCCCGGCGTGGTCGCCGTGCTACTGCAGCTGCGGCTACCCGCCCTACATGCCACCGTACCCGATGGTCATCTGCGATGACAGCCCACCCTACGGCGCTTGCACCGTCATGTAA